The following nucleotide sequence is from Callithrix jacchus isolate 240 chromosome 12, calJac240_pri, whole genome shotgun sequence.
GGGGCACTGAGGGGCACTGTGGGGCACTGAGTCAGGGAAGGTCTCACAGGATCCAGCCCCAGGTTGCCATTGCCGCTGCTGGGTGGAAGCACCAAGAATCCACTCCCAGGACCCGAACGGCACAGCCCAATTCAGCCCAGCTGCTCCTTGGCTCCTGGGAGTCCCAGCCCTTCCTGGGGCCCCTTCTCTCCCAACCCCCCGGTTCACCCAGCCCTGGTGCCCATGGGCTCCTCCCCTTCCTGGGAGTTCAGGTGAGAGGTGAGTCCTCAGGTATCTGAATGGCAGGGCCAAGCCCCACCCGCAGGAAGGACGGGAGGGCAGCCACCAGGAGGCCACCTAGGTCGCCACTCACCTGATTCACAGCTTTTGGGAAGTGGGTTAACGGGATTCCCCGAGCCCTGGGTTGGGCCAGGTCTCTGGGCTGAGTCACAGGGGCCTGGCCCCCTACTGGTGGGAGCCTCCGGCACCCCCTTGATCCCTAAGGCCCTAGGACCTTCCCAACACCCAGTTCCCCAGACTTCAGCCACTCCAGACCCAAGCCATCCCCAGCCCAGAACCCCTTCCTTTCAGTGCCCTGGGACCTTTCTCTGCCCCTGGACAGTCAACGTTAGGACCATTGGGTCCAGGCTCCGTCCCCCGCCCTCCAGAGGCCACAGGCTGCACCCACAGCTGGAGCCTGGGGTCTCACCTAGAGCCCCCCCACGCCCTGTAGCGGCTGGCTTCCTCCCCGAAGCCCCGCCCCCTGCCCATGACCCACAGAGGGAGCCACCTGGGGACTGGTCTGACGGCATTCCGCCTCCTGGGATAAAACCTGGGGTGACCTGCAGGGAACCTACACACCCTGACCCGCATTGCCCTGGGTCCCTCGAGCCTGCTGCCTGCGCCCCTGCCCCACCAGCCACGGTGGTTTGTGGAGCCCCCCCAGCCATGGGTGGGGGCTGTCTCATCATCTTCACCCTGCTGAGGGTGCTGCTGCTGGCGGGTACGTCCGAGACTgcgcctccctcctcctcccgccttctccctcctcctcccgccttttccctcctcctccctccctccccgcctggcttctctcctctctctgcttctgctCTCCGTTTATCTCTGGCTCCTTAACTGCTCGGTGCCTCGGTTTCTTCTACggctgtgaggattaaacagAAAATGCAGCATGCCCACGCGCACCTCGGCCTCCAGTTACTGTCGTCCTGGTCGCCTTCACCTCCTCCCTCTCGCCTCCATGTtctcccatctcctcctcccttgCCTCTGGGGCAGGAGGTTATGGGGAGGGCACCAGCAGCGTCCAGGCCGGAGGGGTTCAGGTCTGTGTCTCCCTCGGAGGATCTGGTCCTGGTCGCCGGCAGACAGGCTGGACGGGAAGCTGCGGGAGGGCAGGGCCACAGCTGGGCCGCCAGGGCCTGGCCAGGCCCCAGGAAATGCCCTGCCGGGAGGGGCCCTGGGGGTGAGAGAATTGAGGAGCTCCCTGGGCACTGGAGGGATGGGGGTTCCCCACCACCAGGTACTCAGGGGGACCCCTCTTCACTGGGCACCGGGGGACTCTCCTTACTGGCTGCTGGGGGACCCGTCTTCACTGGACGCTGGGATCACTACTCACTGGGCGCTGGGACCCTCCTTACTGGGCGCTGAAACTCTCCTCACTGGGTGCTGGGATCACTACTCACTGGGCGCTGAAACTCTCCTCACTGGGCGCTGGGACCCTCCTTACTGGGCGCTGGGATCACTCACTGGACGCTGGGATCACTACTCACTGGGCGCTGGGACCCTCCTCACTGGGCGCTGGGATCACTATTCGCTGGATGCTGGGACCTCCTCACTGGGCGCTGGGATCACTATTCGCTGGATGCTGGGACCTCCTCACTGGGCGCTGGGATCACTATTCACTGGATGCTGGGACCACTATTCACTGGATGCTGGGACCTCCTCACTGGGCGCTGGGATCACTATTCGCTGGATGCTGGGACCTCCTCACTGGGCGCTGGGATCACTACCCCCTGGGATCTGGGACCCTTCCTGAGCATTGGGGGCACCTCACCACTGGGTCCTGGCGTCCCTCACTGGCCTGACCGATTCCTTCTCTCGCCCTCAGCCACCCTCAATGCGGCCAGGATACCTGGTGAGTGGAGGGGGCAGCTCTGacgggagggggcagggaggaggcccAACCGCAGGCAGGGTGTGTGTGTCCCTCGCCTGGGAACCGTTCAGAAAGGGGCTGGGGTGATGCGGGAAGGAGCCGGAGggacagggaggcaggaaggagacacTGATAGGAGGAGAAAGGCTTGAGAGGTGCTAGGACTGGAGGAGAGAGACCCAGGAATGTGAACGGAGCGGAGCGGGCCGGGTAAGGaaagagggggagaaagagaCCAGGTGCAGCCGACAGGGAGGGCGTGGGAGGGCCAGGGCCAGTGCCAGGGGAGGACCAGCGCAGAGCGCGGCTGGAGGAATGGAAGGCATTGGGGAAGTGGGCGGAGctcgggtgggggtggggtttggAGTGCAGGTGGAGCTTAGGGTGTGGGCGGAGctcgggtgggggtggggtttgtAGTGCAGGTGGAGCTTAGGGTGTGGGCGGAGCTCGGGTAGGGGTGGGATTGAGTGCAGGTGGAGCTTAGGGTGTGGGCGGAGctcgggtgggggtggggtttggAGTGCAGGTGGAGCTTAGGGTGTGGGCGGAGCTCGGATAGGGGTGGGATTGAGTGCAGGTGGAGCTTAGGGTGTGGGCGGAGctcgggtgggggtggggtttggGGTGCAGGTGGAGCTTAGGGTGTGGGCGGAGctcgggtgggggtggggtttggAGTGCAGGTGGAGCTTAGGGTGTGGGTGGAGCTTGGGGGCCTGAACGGAGCTTGGGCTGTGGGCAGAGCTTGGGGTGCAGGCTTAGGGACTGGGATTCTGAGGGCGGGTTGTAGGAAGTTGGAGATGACAAAACTTGACTCTCCTCTCCAGTTCCCCCAGCCTGTGGGAAGCCCCAGCAGCTGAACCGGGTTGTGGGCGGCCAGGACAGCGACGACAGTGAGTGGCCCTGGGTCGTGAGCATCCAGAAGAATGGGACCCACCACTGCGCCGGCTCCCTGCTCACCAGCCGCTGGGTGATCACCGCTGCCCACTGTTTCAAAGAGTATGTGCAGCTCCCCTGGGGCACTTGCTCCTCCAGGGCCTGGGCTCCCTTCACAGGCTCTGCTTCTGGGCCTCTGTTCAATCTTGGTGCCCCTCAGTAGCGACCTGGATTCTACCCGGAAGCCTCTCCTGCCTTCAGGGGCCTTCATTCCCGCTCAGGCATCTCCTCCCCGACCCTCCTGGCTgatcctccccttccctttccttccagcAACCTGAACAAGCCGTCCCTGTTCTCTGTACTGCTGGGTGCCTGGCAGCTGGGGAACCCTGGCTCTCGGTCCCAGAAGGTGGGTGTTGCCTGGGTGCAGCCCCACCCTGTGTACTCCTGGAAGGAGGGTGCCCGTGCGGACATCGCCCTGGTGCGTCTCGAGCACTCCATACAGTTCTCGGAACGGGTCCTGCCCATCTGCCTGCCTGACGCCTCTATCCACCTCCCTCCAAACACCCACTGCTGGATCTCAGGTTGGGGGAGCATCCAAGATGGAGGTGAGGCTTCTTCCTCTCCAACGTGGTTGGGGTGGATGGGGACAGAGGATCAGGATGGCAGACACTCGGGGACACAGACACCATAAGCAGCAAAAGGGTGGAGGCCAGAGGCAAAGCATGACAGAGATGGAAGAAGAGATGGGTTGTGATCCAGAAGAAACCTCTGTGGGCGATTTcaggccatttctttttttttttctgaggcagggtctcactccgtcacccaggctggagtgcagtggtatgatcataactcactgcagcctccgcctcccaggctcaacaaTCTTCCCATTTCAGTCTCCCCGGTAGTCTggcctacaggtgtgtgccaccacatccggctaatttttgtagagtcgggattttgccatgttggccagcctggtctcaaactcctgggctcaagcaatctaccagcctcagcctcccaaagtgccgggatgataggtgtgagccactgtgcccggactcATTTCTACTTCAGAAGTGTCTTTGGCTATGTTTCGAGGCAGCAGCCAGCTCTGTGAAGCTATTCATTGATGCAGGAATGGCTGAAAGGAGGGACTAAGCGGAATGCAGGGTGACTGTAAAAAGAGGCCTGATTCCAGAGTGGGAACAGGCACCCCCTGGTGGCAGCATGCCACAATTGCGGGCAAAATTCTCAGGCGAAAATGCAGCCTCCTTAATTgtaaaatacaattttcaaaCCACCTCTGGAGGCCTGGAAGACATCATCTTGAAACTCAAACTAGAGTACATAAAGCAAGAAGCAGGGAAGCAGCAAGAGAAAGCAGGATGACAGACTGACAGGCATAAGGATGATAGAGACTGGGCCAAGGAAGAGAAACATACAGGCAGAAATGAGGATAGATACAATgaagacggagagagagagagtttgagagagagacaaagaacacAGTGTAAGAAGATGACAATTTAACCAGATTCCAGAATAATTCAGAGAAATGACACCAGTTCAGGTGTGTGGGGATCCCACCGACTCTAAGGTTGCAGCCTCCCCATAATCTCTGTAGGGGCTTCTTCAAGAGCGAGAATTGCAGACTTACAGTCCACAATCTGCAGACCACAGGCTGTAGGAAAGGTGTGGGGATCCCTCAGGTCCTGGTAATTTTTGACATCGACtggacatttattgaacactttttCTGTGACAGTCCTGGTGCTGGATGAAGTAATGCAGTGTCTGAGACAGGGAAGGCTCTAACCATCTGTGGATATCAGAAAATTTATTGAAGAGGCAGAGTCCTAGGTTTTACACACTTGTTCTGATTCAGCAGGGCCAGAGGTGGAGATCTGGAATTTAGATTTTCTGAAAGCATCTTGGAAGAGCTAGAGAGCGAATCTGTTAGTATTTGAGAAACGCTGCTGAGGGGAatagagggtggggtgggggggatagTCCCTTGAGGAGGCAACAAGTAGGGGAGGCCTCCAAGCCTGACTCTGTTCTCTTTCCTCCCAGTGCCCTTGCCCCACCCCCAGACCCTGCAGAAGCTGAAGGTTCCCATCATTGACTCGGAAGTCTGCAGCCGCCTGTACTGGCGGGGAGCAGGGCAGGGAGCCATCACTGAGGACATGTTGTGTGCTGGCTACTTGGAGGGGGAGCGGGATGCTTGTCTGGTAAGCACCCCCCAGCCAGGAGGACCTAGAGAAGGAGCCAGCATCAGCCATATCTCCACTGAGCCCCACCACCTACCTCTCCCTAGCCTCCTCCCCAGAACTGGCTGTGCCTGACAGCCTCCAGTCCCTATAGAACCAGCCTCGGCCTGGCTCAGCCACTCTCTTATACTTGTTCAGACACTAAACTGGGCATCCCAGCTGCACCGCCTCGCCCTCCAGGAGCTTGCATTCCCTTCAGGGGGCTTCCCCCGCCTCAGTGCCCAGAGCCAGCTCCAGCTCAGGGACTGTCTGGAAGATGGTCAGATAGTGCAGCGGCAGCACCCGGGCCTGGAGGTCCTGAGGCCTGGCTGCAGCTCCTACTCTGCCGCAGGGAATTCCCGCCTGGGTGGAGCTTGGGTCCTGCCCCCTCCAGGAAGGAGAAATAGGCTCCCGGGAAGGGGCTCATCTGTCCCCTGACAGGGCACGGGCCCTGGGTTCTGCCACCCCCTGTGCCATGGTGTTCCTAACCTCGCATCCTCTCCGCAGGGCGACTCCGGGGGCCCCCTCATGTGCCAGGTGGACGGCGCCTGGCTGCTGGCCGGCATCATCAGCTGGGGTGAGGGCTGTGCCGAGCGCAACAGGCCCGGCGTCTACATCAGCCTCTTAGCTTACCGCTCCTGGGTGGAGAGGATTGTGCAAGGGGTGCAGCTCCGCGGGCGCGCGCAGGGGAGTGGGGCCCTCAGGGCACTGAGCCCAGACTCCGGGTCCGCCGCGCGCTCCTAGGGCGCAGGGGTACTCGGGGCTCGGATCTGGAACTGGATCTGCGGCGGCCTCGGGCAGTTTCCCCTGCTGTAAATAGACCCGACTACCTCTGGGGGCTGCTGCTTTCCCGGCCAACTGCTGCTGCCGAAAGAAGGCCCCGCCCCGCTCCGCTCGGCTCGACGTTCCGCTCTGTGGCCTCAGGCCCCGCCCCCACGACTCCAGGCCCCGCCCCCTTGCCCCAGCACCCTTGTGTATATAAATGTTAATGATTTTTATAGCTATTTGTAACCTTTCCCACATACCTTATTTATTCGTCcaatttcaataaattatttattctccagtgtctgtttttttccccatgcCTGGGTCACTGGAAAGCAAGGATCCAGAGGGGGTTAAGGTGGGggcttttgtattttcattagagatggggtttcgtcatattggttaggctagtctcgaactcctgacctcaggtgatccacctgcctcgacctcccaaagtgctgagattacaggcatgaactgccaTGCCaggcctttgttttgttttttgagatggagttttgctcttgttacccaggttggagtgcaatggcaagatctcggctacctgcaacctctgcaattgtcctgcctcagtttcctgagtagctgggattacaggcatgtgccaccaagcccaacaaagaaaatcttttgttgtatttttagtagagatggggtttcaccatgttggccaggctggtttagaactcctgacctcaggtgatccacccacctcggcctcccaaagggctgggattacaggtgtgagccaccgcgccccacctgAGGCTTGTTTGCTTTAAGCCATGGTTGCTTGGATTTCCTTTTACTTGCAGCTAAATACATTCCTGACTGATACATCCGCTCCAAACCTTCCGTTTTGTAATGGGTTTAGACTTGCAGAAAActccttttgttttaaataggATTTTTTACAGAAAACTTTGTTTTCATGATACAGGATGTTAGATTTTATCAGCACAACTGAATCCCAGAAAAATTACCCAGATTATGAAGACCTTGAGCTCCCAGCTATCCGGAAGAATTTCAGACCCTCAAAGGGCCCCCCAGTTAGTTTCAGGTTTCCCCAACATTTTATTGCTGTTGTTAgagaagggtcttgctctgtggcccaggctggagtgcagtggtgtgatcacggctcactgcagcctggcaaaATAGTAGCTGTTAGTAAATGTTTCATGAGTTAGTGGTAATAAGTATCATTTATTTCATCAGTTTGGTGGACAATGTggatatctcttttttttttttttcctttttttaaaaattgaaacagagtcttactctgttgcccaggctggagtgcagcgatgtgatctcggctcactgcatcctctgcctcccaggttcaagcaattctcctgcctcagcctcccaagtaggtgggattacaggtgcccaccatcatgcctggctaatgtttgtttgtttgtttgtttttctgagatggggtctagttctgtcacccaggctggactgcagtggcgcgctctctgctccctgcaacctctgcctcccgggttcatgtgattcccctgcttcagcctcctgagtagctgggactataggtgcccaccaccacacctggctttttttttttttttttttttttggtattttagcagagatagggtttcaccatgttgtcctagatggtctcaatctcctgatttcatgatctgcttaccttggcctcccaaagtgctggcgttacaGGCCTTCTTTTTTCTAATTACTCAAGCATTCTCTTATTAACAGAGATCCTTTCTCTCTTGAGACCATCCCACTACCTCCATGGAATATCCAAGAATTTCACAGGTTTATGTGGGTCAGAGTCCAGTCCTATGGGAACTGGAAAATTCCATCATTCTTTCAGTTCTGTGGCTCTGGTCAACATCAAGTGGTGTGCCAATGGACACTGGTCTCCACAGTCCTACAGAGCCCCCTCGTTCCACGGCCACTGGTCTCCACAGTCCTACGGAGCCCCCTCGTTCCACGGCCACTGGTCTCCGCAGTCCTACGGAGCCCCCTCGTTCCACG
It contains:
- the PRSS22 gene encoding brain-specific serine protease 4 — encoded protein: MGEGVQAPTSVWRRKPALLCGSVPKVSPQVSEWQGQAPPAGRTGGQPPGGHLGRHSPDSQLLGSGLTGFPEPWVGPGLWAESQGPGPLLVGASGTPLIPKALGPSQHPVPQTSATPDPSHPQPRTPSFQCPGTFLCPWTVNVRTIGSRLRPPPSRGHRLHPQLEPGVSPRAPPRPVAAGFLPEAPPPAHDPQREPPGDWSDGIPPPGIKPGVTCREPTHPDPHCPGSLEPAACAPAPPATVVCGAPPAMGGGCLIIFTLLRVLLLAATLNAARIPVPPACGKPQQLNRVVGGQDSDDSEWPWVVSIQKNGTHHCAGSLLTSRWVITAAHCFKDNLNKPSLFSVLLGAWQLGNPGSRSQKVGVAWVQPHPVYSWKEGARADIALVRLEHSIQFSERVLPICLPDASIHLPPNTHCWISGWGSIQDGVPLPHPQTLQKLKVPIIDSEVCSRLYWRGAGQGAITEDMLCAGYLEGERDACLGDSGGPLMCQVDGAWLLAGIISWGEGCAERNRPGVYISLLAYRSWVERIVQGVQLRGRAQGSGALRALSPDSGSAARS